The DNA region CCCGCTCTCGGCCCTGGCTCCAGGATTCTTCCGGGAATTGTTCGAATTTCGCGCCAAAGAGCAGCCGCAGGCGGAATAGCAAAGAAAAGCCTCCGTTATGAACGGAGGCTGAATGGATTTTTCTGAGGTTTTTGCTGCTCTTTAGCTCGGCTTAATGAGTGCGTGACGCTTCTTGCCCACTGAAAGCTTGATTACCCCCTCGCTCAGCAGGGCATTGTCGCCCAGGACCAGCTTGTCATCTTCGATCACCGCATCATTGACCCGAACGGCTCCGGACTGCACGTGCCGACGGGCTTCGCCGTTGGAGCCAGCCAAGCCGGCCGTCACGAGGGCTGACAGAATGCCGATGCCGTTTGCCAGTTCGGCGTAGGATACCGTCGCGGTGGGCAGCGACAGGTCGAGTGCACCGGTCTCGAACGTAGCACGAGCGGTCGCCGCAGCTTCTTCGGCTGCGGCGCGGCCGCGGATCATGGCCGTTACTTCGGTGGCGAGACGTTTCTTGGCGTCGTTGATGTCCCCGGCGACCACACGGGCGATCTCGTCCAGCGGCAACGTGGTGTAGAGCTTGAGGAAGCGCTCGACGTCGGCGTCCTCCGTGTTGCGCCAGTATTGCCAGAAGTCATAGGCGGAAAGAAGGTCTGGGTTGAGCCAGATGGCGCCGTTCATCGACTTGCCCATCTTCTGGCCCGATGCCGTGGTCAGTAAAGGCGAGGTCAGGGCGTAGAGCTGTGGGGTGCCCATGCGGTGCCCCAGATCGATGCCGTTGACGATATTACCCCACTGATCCGAACCGCCCATTTGCAGACGCACACCGTAGCGCTTGTTGAGCTCCACGAAGTCGTAGGCCTGCAGGATCATGTAGTTGAATTCGAGGAAGCTCAGCGACTGCTCACGATCCAGGCGCTGCTTCACGGAATCAAAGCTCAGCATACGGTTGACCGAGAAGTGCTGGCCAACATCGCGCAGGAACTCGAGATAATTGAGCGGCAGCAGCCACTCGGCGTTGTTGAGCATCAACGCGTCCTTGGAGCCATCGCCAAAGGTCAGGTAGTTGGAAAAGACTTGCTTGATGCCGTCGATGTTAGACTGGATGGTGTCGACGGTCATGAGCTTGCGCGCCTCGTCCTTGAAGGACGGGTCACCCACCATGCCGGTGCCACCACCCATGAGAGCGACTGCGCGGTGGCCGGTCTTTCCCAGCCAGTGCAGCATCATGATCTGGATAAGGCTGCCGACATGCAGGCTCGACGCGGTGGGATCGAAGCCGATATAGGCGCTCACCGTCTCGGTGGCGAAAAGCCTGTCCAAACCTTCAGGGTCGGAGATCTGATGGATGAAACCGCGTTCGGAGAGGGTGCGGAGGAATTCTGATTTGAACTGGGTCATTTGATGCGATCCAAAGGTCGTCCCCGTCACAGGGTCATTCTCGCGCATGCGGGAACCTCTGTTTGAAAGGACCACCAGAAAGAAAACGGAGGTCCCCGCCTGCGCGGGGATACCGTGGTGGTTTCAATCGCCTCAGTGCGCTCTAATTAGCGCCCGCCGCCGGCGGCGATCTCTTGCCGGCGACGGTCGAGATAATCGGCGCAACGGGTGGTCAGTTCATCGATCTGGCCTTCGAAGAAGTGGTTCGCCCCGTCGACGATCTGCTGCTCGATGGTGATGCCTTTCTGCGTCTTCAGCTTGTCGACCAGCTTCTGAACCGAGGTGGGCGGGGCCACCCGATCCTTGTCGCCATGGATAATAAGACCGGAGGAAGGGCAGGGGGCCAGGAACGAGAAGTCGTAGAGGTTCTCGGGCGGAGCCACCGAGATAAAACCTTCCACCTCGGGGCGCCGCATCAACAATTGCATCCCGATCCAAGCACCGAAGGAGAAGCCGGCGATCCAGCACCCGCGCGATTCGCGATTGATGGTTTGCAGCCAGTCGAGCGCCGATGCGGCATCCGAGAGTTCGCCGATCCCGTGATCGAACAGGCCTTGCGAACGGCCGACGCCGCGCGAATTGAAGCGCAGCACGGCAAAGCCACGCTCGGC from Devosia sp. RR2S18 includes:
- the tyrS gene encoding tyrosine--tRNA ligase yields the protein MTQFKSEFLRTLSERGFIHQISDPEGLDRLFATETVSAYIGFDPTASSLHVGSLIQIMMLHWLGKTGHRAVALMGGGTGMVGDPSFKDEARKLMTVDTIQSNIDGIKQVFSNYLTFGDGSKDALMLNNAEWLLPLNYLEFLRDVGQHFSVNRMLSFDSVKQRLDREQSLSFLEFNYMILQAYDFVELNKRYGVRLQMGGSDQWGNIVNGIDLGHRMGTPQLYALTSPLLTTASGQKMGKSMNGAIWLNPDLLSAYDFWQYWRNTEDADVERFLKLYTTLPLDEIARVVAGDINDAKKRLATEVTAMIRGRAAAEEAAATARATFETGALDLSLPTATVSYAELANGIGILSALVTAGLAGSNGEARRHVQSGAVRVNDAVIEDDKLVLGDNALLSEGVIKLSVGKKRHALIKPS
- a CDS encoding alpha/beta hydrolase gives rise to the protein MPEVIFNGPEGRLEGRYQPGKEPNAPIAIVLHPHPQFGGTMNNQIVYNLFYMFAERGFAVLRFNSRGVGRSQGLFDHGIGELSDAASALDWLQTINRESRGCWIAGFSFGAWIGMQLLMRRPEVEGFISVAPPENLYDFSFLAPCPSSGLIIHGDKDRVAPPTSVQKLVDKLKTQKGITIEQQIVDGANHFFEGQIDELTTRCADYLDRRRQEIAAGGGR